A DNA window from Impatiens glandulifera chromosome 7, dImpGla2.1, whole genome shotgun sequence contains the following coding sequences:
- the LOC124945072 gene encoding mitogen-activated protein kinase homolog MMK2-like, whose product MESSSSSSSVAASAHHHHQELVTNNIKGIPTHGGRYVQYNVHGNLFEVPRKYVPPIRPVGRGANGIICAALNSETREEVAIKKIGNAFDNKIDAKRTLREIKLLCHMKHDNVIAIKDIIRPPERENFNDVYIVYELMDTDLQHIIHSNQSLSDDHCRYFLYQILRGLKYVHSAHVLHRDLKPSNLLINVNCSLKIGDFGLARITSETDFMTEYVVTRWYRAPELLLNCSEYTAAIDIWSVGCIFGEIMTNQPLFPGKDYVHQLKLITELIGSPDDASLGFLRSNNARRYVRQLPQYPKQQISSKFPSKPPGAVDLLEKMLVFDPNRRITVDEALCHPYLASLHSVNEEPVCPRPFCVDFEQPCLTEENIKELIWKESVRFNPDPLVH is encoded by the exons atggagtcgagttcttcatcttcttctgtTGCAGCTTCggctcatcatcatcatcaggaATTagttactaataatataaaaggaATCCCGACACATGGGGGACGTTATGTGCAGTATAATGTCCATGGAAATCTTTTCGAAGTTCCTAGAAAGTATGTTCCTCCCATTCGTCCTGTAGGAAGAGGCGCCAATGGCATCATTTg CGCTGCACTAAATTCTGAGACACGGGAAGAAGTCGCAATTAAGAAGATTGGAAACGCATTCGATAACAAAATAGATGCCAAAAGAACTCTCCGAGAAATAAAGCTTCTTTGTCACATGAAACATGACAAT GTCATTGCGATCAAAGACATAATACGACCTCCAGAAAGGGAAAACTTCAACGATGTTTACATTGTTTATGAGTTGATGGACACCGATCTACAACATATTATTCATTCGAACCAATCCTTGAGCGATGATCATTGTAGG TACTTcctttatcaaatattaagGGGACTAAAATATGTGCATTCAGCACATGTCTTACATCGAGATTTAAAACCGAGCAATTTGCTGATCAATGTGAATTGTAGCTTGAAGATTGGAGACTTTGGTTTGGCAAGAATAACATCTGAAACAGACTTCATGACAGAGTATGTTGTTACTCGTTGGTATCGAGCTCCTGAATTGCTCCTTAATTGTTCCGAGTACACTGCAGCCATCGATATTTGGTCGGTTGGTTGCATATTTGGCGAAATTATGACCAATCAACCGCTTTTCCCTGGCAAAGATTATGTTCATCAACTCAAACTCATAACTGAG CTTATAGGCTCTCCAGATGATGCGAGTCTTGGATTTCTTCGAAGCAATAATGCTCGAAGATATGTTAGACAACTTCCTCAATATCCAAAGCAACAAATTTCTTCCAAGTTTCCGAGTAAGCCTCCAGGAGCCGTCGATTTATTGGAAAAAATGCTTGTCTTTGATCCTAATAGACGCATAACGG TTGACGAGGCACTCTGTCACCCTTATTTGGCATCTCTCCATTCAGTAAACGAGGAGCCTGTTTGCCCGAGGCCATTCTGTGTCGATTTTGAGCAGCCATGTTTGACAGAGGAGAACATCAAGGAACTCATTTGGAAGGAGTCTGTAAGGTTCAATCCAGACCCTCTTGTTCATTGA